Proteins from a genomic interval of Trichoderma breve strain T069 chromosome 2, whole genome shotgun sequence:
- a CDS encoding major facilitator superfamily domain-containing protein: MSDEEKHPADVVGVPVGDESDSASDRQRTTNIPWSMKILSVILVSLVGFGSHWSSGVTGAMKSTLKKELHINNAQYATLDASENFIKTALILVSGVVTDRIGGARAMLWGNAVYSVGAILIAAATQVRNFKFMIFGSVVQALGDVATQCAQYKVFSSWFAPSNGFASTLGFELGLGKIGSFVGQASANVIAKNTGNFSWVYWCAVFINLFTNVVTVGFYIFTNYCERRYAGTNDPATGERLTEKNKKFEITKMLRLPWPFWLVALFSLFQTSVASVFSSNATEFAQKRFNISAVTAGWYSAMSQYLGFFLVPLLGIFIDILGQRNTIMLVCGLGMLLSMCLAAFGPTIGGTAASFGIYAFAASLGPTVIIDSIRTSMWYQEVFGSGYAIKIAINNSMTIIIGIVAGVIQDHDNDSYNRVIILYVVLAAGSVVVGAIMRIIRGEKINALKEDFEEGRNREFQKRLSMSCFAATIVLLLGAWATYFWGVATGHNN; this comes from the exons ATGAGTGACGAGGAAAAGCATCCCGCCGACGTTGTCGGTGTGCCGGTTGGTGATGAGTCGGACTCTGCGTCTGATCGACAGCGGACCACCAACATCCCGTGGAGCATGAAGATTCTGTCTGTCATACTCGTCAGTTTGGTTGGTTTTGGGTCTCACTGGAGCAGTGGAGTGACGGGTGCCATGAAAAGCACTCTGAAAAAG GAGCTGCACATCAACAACGCCCAATATGCAACCTTGGATGCGAGTGAAAACTTCATCAAGACAGCTTTGATCCTTGTCAGCGGCGTCGTCACAGACCGAATTGGCGGTGCAA GAGCCATGCTTTGGGGCAACGCCGTCTACAGTGTCGGAGCCATTCTCATTGCGGCGGCTACCCAAGTTCGCAATTTCAAGTTCATGATCTTTGGCAGCGTCGTCCAGGCACTTGGCGATGTCGCTACCCAGTGTGCGCAGTACAAGGTTTTCTCATCGTGGTTCGCTCCCTCCAACGGATTCGCCTCAACCCTTGGCTTTGAGCTGGGCCTTGGTAAAATCGGCAGCTTCGTTGGCCAGGCATCTGCCAATGTCATCGCCAAGAACACTGGCAACTTCAGCTGGGTATACTGGTGTGCCGTCTTCATTAACCTCTTTACCAACGTGGTGACTGTCGGCTTCTACATCTTCACAAACTACTGCGAGCGACGATACGCTGGCACAAATGATCCGGCAACCGGTGAAAGATTGAcggagaagaacaagaagttCGAGATCACCAAGATGCTGCGACTCCCTTGGCCTTTCTGGCTCGtggccttgttttctcttttccagaCATCCGTTGCCAgcgtcttctcctccaatgCGACCGAGTTTGCCCAGAAGCGTTTCAACATTTCTGCAGTCACTGCAGGCTGGTATTCAGCCATGTCCCAGTACCTCGGATTCTTCTTGGTGCCTCTCCTGGGCATTTTCATCGATATACTAGGTCAGCGTAACACCATTATGCTGGTCTGCGGCCTTGGTATGCTACTTTCCATGTGTCTTGCCGCCTTCGGTCCTACCATTGGAGGTACAGCAGCCAGTTTCGGTATCTACGCGTTTGCGGCTTCACTCGGCCCTACGGTCATCATTGACAGCATCCGCACCAGCATGTGGTACCAGGAAGTTTTCGGCTCTGGCTATGCTATCAAgattgccatcaacaacagcatgacaatcatcatcggcatcgtGGCTGGTGTCATTCAGGACCATGACAATGACAGCTACAACCGGGTCATTATCCTCTACGTCGTCCTTGCAGCGGGCTCTGTCGTTGTAGGCGCGATAATG AGAATCATCAGGGGCGAAAAGATCAATGCACTGAAAGAGGATTTcgaagaaggaagaaaccGAGAGTTCCAGAAGAGGTTGAGTATGTCTTGCTTTGCTGCTACAATAGTCCTATTATTGGGAGCTTGGGCAACGTACTTTTGGGGAGTGGCTACGGGCCATAACAACTAG
- a CDS encoding major facilitator superfamily domain-containing protein, with protein sequence MSSKPDNEQDVENASPTITPPATPEATEPYSIFDSRQRAFIVIIVSTAATFSGFASNIYFPALPTIAKDLNVSVELVNLTVTSYLIFQGIAPSLWGPVSDVKGRRVAYCCTFLVFVGACIGLAETKNYATLIVLRCLQSTGSASTIAIGSGVIGDITTRANRGSLMGIFQAGLLVPVAIGPVIGGAIAGSLGWKAIFWFLTAYGGGFLLFLIVFLPETLRSIVANGSRTPSSLIGRYPLTVYQRLSKIEWNREASTAAPDAKKRIDIFGPFRILISKHATPIIVFLSIYYAVWQMSITAMSTLFEQKYNLKETQIGLTFIANGVGSMVGTLITGKILDKDYKKVKAAYDAQVAQTDLENGTELTRSATQSEEDFPIEKARLRLIPVFSIIQCLSILLFGWTINYPHRVPIAIPIISTFITGWTAVSTQSTIMTYLVDIFSDRSAAASASLNLARCLFAAGGTSLVMPMFVALLGPAIQWKFAAGWRKQARMQKK encoded by the exons ATGTCATCAAAACCTGATAATGAACAAGATGTTGAAAATGCTTCGCCCACGATAACGCCCCCAGCGACTCCAGAGGCAACCGAGCCTTACAGCATATTTGACAGTCGACAAAGGGCCTTCATCGTGATAATAGTCTccacagcagcaacat TCTCTGGATTTGCATCCAACATCTACTTCCCGGCCCTCCCTACTATCGCGAAGGACCTCAATGTCTCTGTCGAGCTCGTCAATCTTACAGTCACTTCATACCTCATCTTTCAGGGAATTGCTCCTAGCTTGTGGGGTCCCGTTTCTGATGTCAAGGGACGTCGAGTTGCATACTGCTGTACctttctcgtcttcgtcgGTGCATGTATCGGCCTTGCTGAGACCAAGAACTATGCCACTTTGATTGTTCTCCGATGTCTCCAGAGCACGGGAAGTGCGAGCACAATCGCCATTGGCTCTGGTGTCATTGGAGATATCACCACTCGAGCGAACCGCGGAAGTCTCATGGGCATCTTCCAAGCCGGTCTGCTCGTTCCCGTTGCTATTGGTCCTGTGATTGGAGGTGCTATTGCCGGATCGTTAGGATGGAAGGCCATATTTTGGTTTTTGACAGCATATGGCGGCGGTTTCTTGTTGTTCCTCATTGTCTTTCTGCCGGAAACTCTTCGATCCATTGTCGCAAACGGCAGCCGAACCCCGTCATCGCTCATCGGAAGATATCCTCTTACCGTATACCAAAGACTCTCAAAGATTGAATGGAATCGGGAGGCATCGACTGCAGCCCCAGACGCGAAGAAACGCATTGATATTTTCGGTCCTTTCCGAATTCTCATCAGCAAGCACGCGACTcccatcatcgtcttcctgTCGATATACTATGCCGTCTGGCAAATGAGCATCACTGCCATGTCGACTCTCTTTGAGCAAAAGTACAACTTGAAGGAGACGCAAATTGGTCTGACGTTTATTGCCAACGGAGTGGGCTCCATGGTAGGAACTCTCATCACGGGAAAAATCCTCGACAAGGACTACAAAAAAGTCAAGGCCGCCTATGACGCTCAAGTAGCTCAGACGGATCTCGAAAATGGTACCGAGCTTACTCGCTCTGCTACTCAATCAGAAGAAGATTTCCCCATTGAAAAGGCTCGCCTTCGTCTGATCcccgtcttctccatcattCAATGCCTGTCGATTCTTTTGTTCGGCTGGACAATCAATTACCCTCATCGAGTCCCCATCGCTATTCCCATTATATCTACATTCATCACTGGCTGGACTGCCGTCTCGACGCAATCCACCATCATGACATACCTCGTCGACATCTTTTCGGATCGCAGCGCTGCGGCCAGCGCCAGCTTGAACCTCGCGAGATGTCTCTTTGCTGCCGGCGGCACCAGTCTGGTGATGCCGATG TTCGTCGCGCTTCTTGGACCGGCTATTCAGTGGAAGTTTGCCGCTGGTTGGCGGAAGCAGGCCCGGATGCAGAAAAAGTAA